In the genome of Carnobacterium pleistocenium FTR1, one region contains:
- a CDS encoding ABC transporter ATP-binding protein: protein MLKRFFSYYKPYKKLFILDFGCAILAAILELSFPVVVNRVIDDLLPSANWTLIVTISLSLLFLYFVNTALQYVVVYFGHKLGVNMETDMRRELYGHLQEQPFSYYDNQKTGKLMTRLTTDLFEISEVAHHGPEDVFITFITLFGAFLLMLTVHVQLALATFVMVPFITIALVFFNKRMTKINTKIFNDLGEFNAGIEASVSGIRVIQAFANEEHEAGKFEVLNQAYRKSKILFYKMMAISSSYNYFLIRLINLFALFFGAYYTIQGEISYGDFVGFILLANIFVRPIEKINTMIESYPKGIAGFKRLTEELDKKPAIQDKENAIEVDRLKGDIKYSNVSLWYDSSKKVLDQINLSIRAGETVAFVGPSGAGKTTICNLLPRFYEVSEGDITIDGINIQDMTMQSLRNQVGVVQQDVYLFPGSIRENVAYGKLDASEVEISEAIRLAHLEKVVKDMPNGLDTIIGERGVKLSGGQKQRLSIARMFLKNPPILILDEATSALDTETEQVIQESLNSLAKGRTTLIIAHRLATIKHATRIIVVDEDGIAEQGSHQELMATAGTYKRLYEAQFSQ from the coding sequence ATGTTAAAACGCTTTTTTAGTTATTATAAGCCTTATAAGAAACTATTTATTTTAGATTTTGGTTGTGCCATACTCGCAGCCATTTTAGAACTGTCTTTTCCAGTGGTGGTCAATCGCGTAATCGATGATTTATTGCCTTCAGCAAATTGGACATTGATTGTGACGATTTCATTATCTTTGCTCTTTTTGTATTTCGTGAATACTGCTTTGCAGTATGTTGTCGTTTATTTTGGCCACAAACTAGGAGTAAATATGGAAACAGATATGCGCCGTGAATTGTATGGACATTTGCAAGAACAACCGTTTAGTTATTACGATAATCAAAAAACCGGTAAATTAATGACACGTTTGACTACCGACTTATTTGAAATATCTGAAGTAGCCCATCATGGTCCAGAGGATGTCTTTATCACTTTTATTACTTTGTTTGGGGCTTTCTTATTAATGTTAACGGTTCATGTTCAATTGGCTTTAGCAACATTTGTGATGGTTCCTTTTATCACGATCGCATTAGTCTTTTTTAATAAACGAATGACTAAGATCAATACAAAGATTTTTAATGATTTAGGAGAATTTAATGCGGGTATTGAAGCTTCTGTCAGCGGGATACGTGTTATTCAAGCTTTTGCTAACGAAGAGCATGAAGCTGGCAAGTTTGAAGTGTTGAACCAAGCTTATCGAAAGTCAAAAATCTTGTTTTATAAAATGATGGCCATCAGTTCTTCTTATAATTATTTTCTGATTCGCTTAATTAATTTATTTGCTTTGTTTTTTGGTGCGTACTATACGATACAAGGTGAAATCAGTTATGGCGATTTTGTAGGCTTTATCTTATTAGCCAATATATTTGTTCGACCAATCGAAAAAATCAATACCATGATTGAAAGTTACCCTAAAGGAATTGCTGGCTTCAAACGGTTAACAGAAGAATTGGATAAAAAACCGGCTATTCAAGACAAGGAAAATGCGATTGAAGTAGACCGCTTGAAAGGTGATATTAAATATAGCAATGTGTCCCTTTGGTATGATTCATCAAAAAAAGTGTTAGATCAAATCAATTTATCCATTCGTGCGGGTGAAACGGTTGCCTTTGTTGGACCAAGTGGCGCAGGGAAGACGACTATTTGTAATTTGTTGCCTCGTTTTTATGAAGTGAGTGAGGGTGACATAACCATTGATGGCATTAATATTCAAGATATGACTATGCAGTCATTGCGGAATCAAGTTGGCGTAGTTCAACAAGATGTCTACCTTTTCCCAGGGAGTATCAGGGAAAATGTTGCTTATGGGAAACTGGATGCAAGTGAAGTAGAAATCAGTGAAGCCATCCGATTGGCTCATTTAGAAAAAGTTGTAAAGGATATGCCTAACGGGCTAGATACGATCATTGGTGAAAGAGGTGTGAAATTATCTGGTGGACAAAAACAACGATTATCTATTGCGCGGATGTTTTTGAAGAATCCGCCTATTTTAATATTAGACGAAGCAACTTCTGCTTTGGATACTGAGACAGAACAAGTGATCCAAGAATCGCTAAATTCATTAGCAAAAGGCCGTACGACATTAATTATCGCCCATCGATTAGCGACTATCAAGCACGCTACGCGTATTATTGTGGTAGATGAAGATGGGATAGCTGAACAAGGCAGTCACCAAGAATTAATGGCAACTGCTGGCACATATAAAAGATTGTATGAGGCACAATTCAGTCAGTAA
- a CDS encoding DUF488 domain-containing protein: MSNYPLTMKRVYEKSEKEDGYRMLVDRIWPRGVSKQKATVDIWAKEITPTTEIRKEFNHQPQKFDWFKQAYWAELESNPHSEVFIKHVFEELQHSPVTFVYAAKDEQFNHVVILMEFVQTKKQK; this comes from the coding sequence ATGAGCAATTATCCATTAACAATGAAACGCGTTTATGAAAAAAGTGAAAAAGAAGATGGCTATCGTATGTTAGTAGACCGAATATGGCCTAGAGGAGTATCGAAACAAAAAGCGACTGTAGATATTTGGGCAAAGGAAATTACTCCAACGACTGAGATCCGTAAAGAATTTAACCATCAACCACAAAAATTTGATTGGTTTAAACAAGCTTATTGGGCTGAATTAGAATCCAACCCCCATTCAGAAGTCTTTATCAAACATGTTTTTGAAGAATTGCAGCACTCGCCAGTAACATTTGTCTACGCCGCAAAAGATGAGCAGTTCAATCATGTAGTGATTTTAATGGAGTTTGTTCAAACAAAGAAGCAAAAGTAG